Within the Anaerobacillus sp. CMMVII genome, the region AACAAGAGAAAAATTATGTGGGGGAAGAAAAATGAGGAGAAAAAATGAGGAGAATACAGACTTATTCGATAGAGGTTTCTTTGGAAAGCCAGGATGTATGATTATTCTTATTGTTGCTGTTATTGCTTTTTTTACGATTAAGAACCTATTTTAATTTTTTATTAACGGAGGCGATAGTTCAGTAAGTTGTCGTTGCTGTTGTGGTGCTACTGAGCAATTTACTAAATAATTAGATTCATTGGGAGGTAACAATGGAACTTATTATAGCAATATTAGTTGTGTTACATCTGCGGGGGCTCTATATTACATGGGTAAATTAGGTTTCAAGTGGGGCAAAAACATGGATGACGACGAAAGTAAAAGCAAATAACAATTTGTTGAATTTAACGATAGCGATAGCTGAATAAAGGTGATCGCCTTTTTGTCTCGAAGTAATAAGCAGTTTAACAAAATACAAGGGGGTTATTGATGTGGGAAATTCCGATATACTTAATCTTAGCACCTATTTTAACGATCATTATTTCTTTACTCTGTACAATTAGGTTTAAAAAGTATTTTATGCCACCTTTAATCATATTTTTTATTCTTAACATCCCAACAGTAGTGGTTCCATTAGTTTATAACGTGGGTTGGCAAGGTGTTTCGGGTGGGCAATTTTTTATACAGTTATATCGCTTATTATTTCATTAATTTTTTGGAGCTTTAGGAAAAAATACTCTATTCTAAAGTCTGCATAATACATCAAATGAAGCGACTATATACTTCGGAAATGTATGTAACAAAAAATGTTAGATTTTCACTAACTAGCGCGATACTGGAACAAGCTGCAGTGACGTTTTCTTTGTAAGTATTGAAGCAGTTTAATGTTTAATGAATTGGAAGTGTCAAAAGTTCTATGAAAACTAAAGGCTGATGAAACTTTCTACCAATTAATCTGGGGGTAGCTCCCGCCATCGCTCTTGACAAACACGCCAATGGTTTAGAGTGAGGTTTAACAAGGGCGAAGCGGACAAAAGATGGCATGCCAAATAAACCCTTGGTTATTTCCATTTTAAACCATTGGCAAGTTCGGTTTGTCAAGAGTTCGCTTCGCCGCTGGCTAGAAAGGGCTCTGCTAAACAAAAGTTAGGCTCTTTGTTCGCTGATCCAATCCTGGGCTAGACCAATAAGAGTTGTCCATCTAGCAGGCATGTTTGGAAGCTTTTCTAGCTCTGGTATGGTCACAGGCACTTTTCCTTCTAAGGCCGAATGAGGTCTTAGAAAGTTGAAGTAAGCGACAAATAATGTCACGAATGAAACAGAACCATGTTCTGAACCGAATCCATGAGTTGACCGATAGTTCCCTTTAAAGGTTCGATTTAGTCGCTCAATAATTTGTTTGAGAGGTCTGTATTCCTTTGAAACTTCATCTTCGTTCGTCAAGCCAATCACTTGAATGACCTCAAAAGGGATTTGATGCTGGGCAAAGAAATGTTGAGCTAACAAGTAAATTGGATTTCCATCAACCACAAATGTAAGGTTCTCAGGTATTTTCTTAAGCTTTAGTAATACTTCGTCAATCGCTTTTATGGCGGTTGCTGTATCTCGGTTAGGTGACACTGGGTAAGAGAGTATCACTTTCTTTACAGCGTCAAAGAAGAAAAATAGGTAATGCCAACGGCCATTTACACGGATGTACGTTTCGTCCCCACAGAATTGGTCAGAGAGTTCATAAGGATAGTGATCAGTAAAAGGTTTCAACCATAAGGCAACACTATTCTCGTAGTTTAAAATGCTTTGGTGAGAAATAGAAACACCATGGATATCCTTCATTAAAGCAGCTGTTTTGCGAGCTGACAGACCATAATTGACGTGATAAGTAAGGATAAGTCCAAGTGTATATGGA harbors:
- a CDS encoding DDE-type integrase/transposase/recombinase, which produces YLYANNGAKGQYQCKVCTCLFSEKNRYLNETILKCPHCSKTLEKVKERKDFHVYKCKNDACSYYQKKRNAMTQKEKNRFKKDPQAFKLRYIYRQFHIDFQPLAKHSPKRPRVDLSRIYVSPYTLGLILTYHVNYGLSARKTAALMKDIHGVSISHQSILNYENSVALWLKPFTDHYPYELSDQFCGDETYIRVNGRWHYLFFFFDAVKKVILSYPVSPNRDTATAIKAIDEVLLKLKKIPENLTFVVDGNPIYLLAQHFFAQHQIPFEVIQVIGLTNEDEVSKEYRPLKQIIERLNRTFKGNYRSTHGFGSEHGSVSFVTLFVAYFNFLRPHSALEGKVPVTIPELEKLPNMPARWTTLIGLAQDWISEQRA